A section of the Mangifera indica cultivar Alphonso chromosome 12, CATAS_Mindica_2.1, whole genome shotgun sequence genome encodes:
- the LOC123193518 gene encoding uncharacterized protein LOC123193518, whose product MAISLNSIVGFNAPHVSKSSIRAAALRPIQFTSPLSIRKRTWGLCLSLADGDGLATKTSKESSGDSKGSFSENQVSAVNTSSLDSHEVNSTLQTSFDDSGPQASEASNGSVVSSDEKQDGSSSPIVQSARKRSPLTARDRLRAARVLSRYNEAKASKSEMGSKVLDALKESDRGKKKKKSGLPEAPLNLLDDSKRGLPKPGLTFQFPGGTDLFIIAFSFVFISTVMFATTYIVWKVGAIHFNEY is encoded by the coding sequence CATGTGTCAAAATCTTCTATAAGAGCTGCTGCACTAAGGCCGATCCAGTTCACTTCCCCCTTGAGCATAAGGAAAAGAACATGGGGCTTGTGTCTTTCACTTGCAGATGGAGATGGTCTTGCCACTAAAACTAGTAAAGAGAGTTCTGGAGATTCAAAAGGATCATTTTCTGAAAATCAAGTTTCAGCTGTGAACACCTCGTCTTTGGATTCTCATGAGGTCAATAGCACACTCCAAACCAGTTTTGATGATTCTGGGCCTCAAGCCTCTGAGGCTTCTAATGGTTCAGTGGTATCTTCAGATGAGAAGCAGGATGGGTCATCATCTCCTATTGTGCAATCTGCACGAAAAAGATCACCACTAACAGCTAGGGATAGACTGAGGGCAGCCCGTGTTCTTAGCCGGTACAATGAAGCAAAGGCTTCTAAATCAGAAATGGGCAGTAAAGTATTAGATGCTTTGAAGGAAAGTGATcggggaaagaaaaagaaaaaatcaggCCTTCCTGAGGCCCCTTTAAATTTGTTGGATGACAGCAAGAGAGGGTTGCCAAAACCAGGCCTAACTTTCCAGTTTCCAGGGGGCACAGATCTGTTTATTATTGCCTTCTCGTTTGTTTTCATCAGCACAGTGATGTTTGCAACAACTTACATTGTCTGGAAAGTCGGTGCCATCCATTTCAATGAGTACTAA